The following nucleotide sequence is from Paenibacillus andongensis.
AGTCGGGTCAACCTCATTTATTTCTACCCAGGTCGCGCTGGTATGCAGTTCTTCTTCGGGAAGCTTAATCGGGCCGTACCCAATATTTTCGAAACTGGTTAAACGGATTTTTTTAAACATGGTTGCCATAACATTTACTGCGGCGTCGCCGTAATGAATTGACGTTGTTCGCCTTTTTCCTGTTAGGTCTATAGATAAGACTTTTAGCTTCACTGCCAGGTTCGCGTCAGTGTAATACTCTACATCGACTTCCCGTACGTATGCCTTCTTATGTTCCCAGTCTAATTTTTCTACTTGAAACTGTACTCCCTCATGTAGATATATAGCTTCGTCGTGCAGAAGGGTCATGGCGCTAAATCTGTCCATCTCGCCGATAATTTTTACATTCGCTACGTCTGACTGGTCGATAATGACTACATTTTCCTGCGCTGCGGATCGAAGACTTACTTCATGGGCAGGAAATGACTGACTGGCCCAGTAAAACGAATCCCCAGCATGAGTAAGTACCCTTTCTTCTACTAGGTATTCCAATATGTCGGTTATCTCCAATGGGCCGAATTCTTCCCCAATTTTTACGGGAAGTTCATACGCTGCACATCGTAAATGATCTACCAGGATTAATAAATTTTCCGGGTTAATTCTTGCCGATTCCGGGGAACGCTCGAAAAAGTATTCGGGATTTAAGACGAGATACTGGTCTATAGGGGTATTGCTGGCTACCATAACCACCAGGGCTTCCCCATGCCGTCTTCCAGCCCGGCCTGCTTGCTGCCATGTGCTGGCGACGCTGCCCGGATACCCCGACATGATACAAACTTGCAGCTGCCCTATGTCTACCCCAAGTTCTAAAGCATTCGTACTTACTACGCCTAAAATCTCCCCGTTCCTTAATCCTCTTTCAATTTCCCGTCGCTGATTCGGTAAGTAGCCGCCCCTGTATCCCCTTATGGATTTGGCCCCTAGCTCATTTTTTACTAGTTCTTGCAGGTGGCTTAAGATTAACTCAACTCTTACCCGACTGCGGGCAAAAACGATAGTCTGTACTTTATTTGATAAAAATTCTTTGGCTAACTGGTTTACTTCCACTGTTGCGCTTTTCCGAATGTTTAACGACTTATTTACAATTGGCGGGTTATAGAAAACAAAATGCTTCCTTCCCCTTGGTGCGCCGTTATCATCAATTAGCCGCATAGGCTTTCCTGTAAGTTGTTCAGCTAGTTCCTTCGGATTTGCTATAGTGGCAGACGTGCAAATGAAAAGTGGATTGCTGCCGTAAAATTTGCAGATTCGTTGTAATCTACGTATAACATTTGCTACATGGCTGCCGAAAACGCCCCTGTACGTATGTAGTTCGTCAATGACAATGTATTTAAGATTACTAAATAAACTGACCCATTTCGTATGATGGGGAAGGATTGCAGCATGTAACATATCTGGATTAGTAATTACAATATGCCCTACTGTTCTTACAAGTTGCCTAATTGCTGGGGCAGTATCGCCGTCATATGTAAAGCTTTTTATATCAATGCCCATTTCAGTAATAATTTCGTTCAATTCACTTTTTTGATCTTGCGCTAGGGCTTTCGTTGGAAATAAGTAAAGCGCTCGGCTTCCGTCGTCTTCGGCCACTGCCTGTAAGACAGGAAGGTTATAACAAAGTGTTTTACCCGAAGCAGTTGGAGTAACAGCAACAATATTTTCACCTTTACGTACAGTTTCATAAGCGGTGTGCTGGTGAGTGTATAACTGATCTATTCCTCTTTGAGCTAAAGCGGACTTTATTCTTAGGTCTACGCTTTCAGGCATTGAACGAGTCTTTGCTTCTTGCGGTTCAACTTCATGCCAATTAACTATATTTTCATTCCTTTTTAAACCTTGTATTAAATCCGATAGGGATTTTTTTCTTATCATATTTTCACCACTCCGCATAGAACGATTGTTCCCCTATTATAAACGTCTCAAACAAAATAAAAAAGCCCCATTTATTTACTAGGGCTTCTGTCTGTAACTGCTATTCATTTTTTTGTTCGTATGTCTACATAAGATCAGATGAATCATCATAATCATACCGAATTCCGTCATGATCGGCGCTAGCAAGCTGAGCATTCACACGAAGGGCTTGTTCCGCACTTTCTTGCATTTTGAGCAAAACTTCCTGATAATCTCTTGAACGATGCTCTTCCCTATCATGTTTCATCGCCGTTCTTAGAGCTCTTTCGATAATAATAACATCATGACTAGTAAAATTCATGGTTTCTCGCACCTCTTCTTGGTCCTTCATTTCATAACAACTAGTTTTGCCATAATCATGAATAACCATACAATTCAAGGGGAAATCCAGGAACTCGTAATCCAGTTTGAAATCAGGTAATATTAGGAAGATTACAAATATAAGGAGGAATTCATAGTGACAACTTCTTTACCTGCTGAAGTCGAATCCAATCGTCAACCTGATCATGAAATCAACCCTCAATTCCTAACACGTTGGTCGCCACGCTCCTTTACCGATCAAGAAGTGACCGAAGATGTTCTCCTTAGTCTTTTTGAAGCCGCTAGATGGGCACCTTCCGGTAGCAACTTGCAGCCATGGCGCTTCATTATTGCCCGTACACCCGAGCAAAGAGCCAAATTTCACAACTTCATTATGCCAGGCAACCGAGAATGGTGCGAGAAAGCCCCTGTCCTCACCCTTGTCATTTCACATACCAAAACCGCAAAAGGCGGCGATAACCCAAGTCATGCGTTCGATGCTGGTACTGCTTGGGGCTACCTCGCTTTAGAAGCCAACAATCAAGGTTTAATCACTCACGCTATGGGCGGATTCGATCGGAATCAAGCCCGCGAAGCCCTTCAAATCCCTGAAGAGTATGACATTCATGCCGTGATCGCCATTGGTTACCGCGGCCCCGTTAACGCTCTCGATGAGAAGTTCCAAGAACGCGAAGTCCCATCAGGCAGACGAGAGTTAAGCGAGCTTTTATATAGCGGAGAATTTGGTCAGACGCTTTAAATTTTAAAAAAAAGAACACTTCAGCACGAGTGAATCGTATTGAGGTGTTCTTTTTTATATGAAAATTCAACTTTATCCATTCATTTCAAAATCTATCAAACATACGGCGGATCCCAAGCCTTCTTATCCCAACCGAGCGTATCACTAACCACGTTCATATCCCGGTCAAGCATCACATTAACGCCGAAAGGAAGCTTGCGTTTGTGCCAGAAACGCACATCGCGCCACTGCACTTCATAACCATCATTCTTCTCTTTCCAACACACGTGAATACGTTGCGCGAAATGCAAGAAGGCGCGAACGCCATCCGTGGCCATAGTAGCCTGAACAATAGGATGCGAATCGTTCTGATTGTAATCCGCTTTGCTGTACTCCTCTTGAACCATTACGCGACCATGCCTTATCTCTCCTAGATAGAAACATTTGTCACTCTCAAGAACAAACTGCCACCCAAACCAACTTAGGCTCGGAATGAGATGACAGATGCCGTCTGCGAGGTTCAATTCACTTTTTACGAGCTTTACGAATCGATTGCGCTGCGAGGCTCTTATAGCAATATAGAGGAAGGTTGCCGCATATATCAAAGCGAACATTTCTCCGATATGGCCGCCACCATTTCCGTGCCAGATGAACAACCAAAGTAGGACACCAAAGCCATGAAGACCAAATAAGAATGGTTCATAGAGACAGAGGGTGTCGAGATGGAACCATTTCTGGGAAAATGGACGGAAGCACTGAACGCCATACACATTGAACAAATCTAGAAATACGTGGAACACGACAGCTGCAAATGTCCATAGGTATAAGCTTATCAGGTGGTCCCATACACCAAACATGGCAGCGAGGGGCAGACTTAAAAGGATGGGCCAAATGAACAAAGCCGGCAGCGAATGTGTGATCCCTCGATGAACGCGAACATATTTCGCATATCCTCTCAGACGTGCAATGGTGTCAAAATCAGGGGCATGTGAACCAATGAGTGTTCCTGCAAGTATGGCATGAGCCAGCGCAGGCTCTTGTGCGACTGCCGGTTCCAAACAAGCCAATCCCGCTAACGTGACGCCGAACAATAAGTGGCTTCCAGTGTCCATGTGTCGATCACCAATCCTTTTGGTCGTTGTGTGAATCATCCTGCTGCTTCTGTGGTCAAATCTATGCTTCCGATCCCATCATTACTTGTGTTATCGGCATCTAATGATGGAACCTTCTCCCATCGTTCATGAACATTAAACCAATAAAACCATGCCGAAGGCTGCTCACGGACAACTCGCTCCATGAACGCATTCAAAAGTAAGTTAGCCTCCGCACGCTCTGAACGTCCTGAACGCTCAAATTGTTCGTGTAAATGCATGGGAGATCCATAAACTAACTTATGTTTAAACCCTTTTACACGATACCCGTAGAAAGGTACAACCGGCACATGCTGATCAAGCGCTAACATGGCTGCACCTTCAGGCGTACGAGTCAGTCGGCCAAATAGCCTAGATAAAGGAAATGTCTGTCTCCAGAAGTCACCGAGGATGAAAACAACTCCGCCGCTCTGCACATGCTTTTTCAATGTACGAAATAGCGCAAGTGGGGGGACACTATCGTAATCTAAGCCTTTACAACCCATTGCAGCAAACTTCATATACAGAGGTTTAAGTTCGGGACTTCCCGCTGAAGCCACCGTTAAGCAATCGAATTTCTGAGTCAAATACCAATAATAGTTAAAAAAATTGCCAACATGCGGTGCATAGACAATGAATCCCTTCCCCTTCGCTTGATGCTGTGCTTCTTGTAGATGTTCCTCACCTTGCACGTCAAAGTGACTCGCATGAAGCTTTTTCAACCGAACAGAAAGGAAAAGAATTTCATAAAGCGTATACACGATATTTTGAACATAGTGCTTGGAAATAGCTTTTAATGAACTCTTAGGCATAGTACCTAGTAAGTCTATTAAATTATGTTCCACTCGCTTCAGAAACCCTTTTCGGAATGCCTGATAAAGCGCAAACGCTAACATAGAACAAGCAGCCGACATCATCCAAATTGGAAAAACGCGGAGCACTCTCTCGATGCGAAGTAATCTACGTTCATTCAGTGTCAGCTTGGAAATCCATTCGTACAAGGTAAGTCCTCCTTACCTGCTTAAGTAGTCAGAAAGTGGCGTTTATAACGACGTGTAACACGATCTTTTTGTAAAATAATAAAGAAATCAACGGTCTCGAATAGCTCATCATATGCCGGGTCTCCGCCAATCTCCGCTCCGAGCCATTGATAGCCTTTCATCAGAGGCGGCAGTTTACGGAACAGCTCTTTTTCATTGCCATCGATTTCTATTTGAGCAAGACCTGGGATACGATGCGTGGCAAGCGGTTCAATACCGAATCGGTCTGTTATCACCTGCTTATGGCGCAGCATCGAGTAGATCAAATTCAGTTCCTCCAAATTACCCACATGCACACTCGCACATCCGATTAAATGCGAATAATTACGCTCGCTAATATAACCTGCAATTCCTTCCCAAAGGAGTTGAATCGCTTTTCCGCCACGATATTCGGGAGCAATACAGCTCCGTCCAAGCTCGAGCGTTTGACTTTTCAAATCAGAATAGGCAGTAAGATCGAATTCAGTCTCGGAATAAAATCCGATCCCGTTCAAAGCTCGCTCCCCTGGAAGCAACCGATAAGTACCGATCACTTGCTCGGTTTCGATATCTTTCACAATGAGATGATCACAGTAATCGTCGTAGGCGTCCTTCTCAAGCCCCTGCTCATTCAGCATCCTCATGTTCTTCTCTTCCTCGACGAAAACTTGATACCTTAGCCGCATAGCTTGCTCAATCTCTTGTGCGCTGCTTGCCAGCCTAACCGACAGCTTGGCTTGCTGGGGCGCCGTACTCAGAAGTGGTCCACTCATCTTCCTCACGCCTTTCAACTTGAGTCTTATAACTTAAGGTTAGCAGAGGATTATTAAATGTTCGTTTTCGTGTTATTAAGAATTTGTAATATTTCTTGAATGTCGCACCTCAGCATTTTCCTTTTTTTTGAATGTAAAAAGGAACAGAGCTCTTAACGAGCTCTGTTCCTTAATAACATGCACGGAACTATTTTAACCAGATGTAAATAGGTATAAATAAAATCGAAGTCATAATTCCACAAATCCCCATGGATAATCCAGCAAATCCCCCCTGCTGTTCAGAATCCTTGAATACTTTGGCTGTTCCGATGCCATGTGCCGCTGTTCCAATTGCAATGCCAATCGAGATATCATCTCTAATTCGAAACCAACGCAAGATCCGAGTACCAAACATACTGCCCAGCAGCCCAGTTAAAGTTGTTAAAACCGCTGTTAATTCAGGAATCGCACCTAACCGCGCGGCTATCTCAATGGAGATGGCCGAGCTTACCGACTTGGGAAGCATACTTAGGATAATGGACTGACTTCCTCCCAATAACCCCACGATGGCCGCACTAGCTGCAATCCCCGTAATAGCCCCCGCCAAAACACTTATTAAGACCCGCGCCAAATTTCTACGTATTAATTCTTTGTATTTATAAAGAGGTACGCCTAACGCTACAGTTGCAGGCCCCAATAAAAGCGTTAGCACGTCTGCTCCTCGTCTAAAGTCTTCATAAGGAATATGAAAGCATACTAATATAATGATAATGAACCCCGTACAACTAAAAAGAGGATGCATAAACCGCCATCGTTGATACAACAAATTGGCTAACGCATAGCTGATTACACTTAGTGATAGTCCAAACAATGGATGCTGCAGCATGCTATTCGCCATGTTTGGCACTCTCCTGTCCTAGCTTTGAAGATACCCAACCCGTTACCACAAGAACAGCCACCGTCGCACCGACAGTCCCTCCGCAAATAGCAAGCCAATTAGCTCCAATGATCGGAATAAATGCAAGAACGCCAACGGTAAAAGGAATAAAAAAGAGCATCATATGCCTTGTCAACAGTGAAGCCGCTTCTTCCACCCAAGCCAGCTTTATGAGCTTAATGAACAAAGCCGCGGTAAAAAGAATGAGCCCGATCACGTTGCCGGGTAGCGGCAGGTGCAGGCTCATCTGAAGCACATAACCTAAGAAATTAAAGCCTAGTAATATAGCAAAACCGAGCATAAATTCTCCATTCCAGCTGTGAGCAGCACTATCCAGAGTCTTTGTAATAATTTCGTATTTCCCTAAACATAACACAAAAAATCGAGGACATAAAGATAGAAAGCAGCACTTCAGCGAGTGTAATTTCCATATGATCACCTCGGTTGACGTGGGATTTTGTTTATTGTATGAGGAGAATCAAGGAAATTGACTTCTTAAACAGTGAATAATCTTGTTGACTTTGTGGAATTGTATAACAGGATGTCAATCAATCGCCTTAAAGGGAGGGAAGAAATACTATGGCAAAGCCAGACAATCGCGAAGATAATCCAGCCCGTTTGCAGAACGCCATCGATCATACGATAGCCAATTTGCACGAAGCTGAGGACTACTTGGACGAACATGCGGATGAAATAACTGCCGAGGAAAAACAAAGCATCGAATCCAAGAATGAACGCCGCAAAGAAAGCATTAGCGGCTTCATCGAGGAGAAAAAAGACGAAACGAACAGATAATTAAAGCGAGAAGCCCCTTCCATAATTGGAAGAGGCTTCTTTTTTACCCTTTACGCGGCACTTCAAAGCTCCAGAAATCCTTAGCTATGTAGCTATTGCTGTGAATCTTCTGAGCCTCCTGCAAAAGTTCCAATACGGCATCCCCCTGATATCGCGAGCTAATATGCGTCATGATCAGTGCATTCGCTCCCGCTTCCTGAGCTGTTCTTGCCGCATCGACGGAAGTGGCATGATCAA
It contains:
- a CDS encoding GNAT family N-acetyltransferase; protein product: MSGPLLSTAPQQAKLSVRLASSAQEIEQAMRLRYQVFVEEEKNMRMLNEQGLEKDAYDDYCDHLIVKDIETEQVIGTYRLLPGERALNGIGFYSETEFDLTAYSDLKSQTLELGRSCIAPEYRGGKAIQLLWEGIAGYISERNYSHLIGCASVHVGNLEELNLIYSMLRHKQVITDRFGIEPLATHRIPGLAQIEIDGNEKELFRKLPPLMKGYQWLGAEIGGDPAYDELFETVDFFIILQKDRVTRRYKRHFLTT
- a CDS encoding metal-dependent hydrolase, coding for MDTGSHLLFGVTLAGLACLEPAVAQEPALAHAILAGTLIGSHAPDFDTIARLRGYAKYVRVHRGITHSLPALFIWPILLSLPLAAMFGVWDHLISLYLWTFAAVVFHVFLDLFNVYGVQCFRPFSQKWFHLDTLCLYEPFLFGLHGFGVLLWLFIWHGNGGGHIGEMFALIYAATFLYIAIRASQRNRFVKLVKSELNLADGICHLIPSLSWFGWQFVLESDKCFYLGEIRHGRVMVQEEYSKADYNQNDSHPIVQATMATDGVRAFLHFAQRIHVCWKEKNDGYEVQWRDVRFWHKRKLPFGVNVMLDRDMNVVSDTLGWDKKAWDPPYV
- a CDS encoding LrgB family protein, translated to MANSMLQHPLFGLSLSVISYALANLLYQRWRFMHPLFSCTGFIIIILVCFHIPYEDFRRGADVLTLLLGPATVALGVPLYKYKELIRRNLARVLISVLAGAITGIAASAAIVGLLGGSQSIILSMLPKSVSSAISIEIAARLGAIPELTAVLTTLTGLLGSMFGTRILRWFRIRDDISIGIAIGTAAHGIGTAKVFKDSEQQGGFAGLSMGICGIMTSILFIPIYIWLK
- the tlp gene encoding small acid-soluble spore protein Tlp produces the protein MAKPDNREDNPARLQNAIDHTIANLHEAEDYLDEHADEITAEEKQSIESKNERRKESISGFIEEKKDETNR
- a CDS encoding CidA/LrgA family protein, with protein sequence MLCLGKYEIITKTLDSAAHSWNGEFMLGFAILLGFNFLGYVLQMSLHLPLPGNVIGLILFTAALFIKLIKLAWVEEAASLLTRHMMLFFIPFTVGVLAFIPIIGANWLAICGGTVGATVAVLVVTGWVSSKLGQESAKHGE
- a CDS encoding lysophospholipid acyltransferase family protein; translated protein: MYEWISKLTLNERRLLRIERVLRVFPIWMMSAACSMLAFALYQAFRKGFLKRVEHNLIDLLGTMPKSSLKAISKHYVQNIVYTLYEILFLSVRLKKLHASHFDVQGEEHLQEAQHQAKGKGFIVYAPHVGNFFNYYWYLTQKFDCLTVASAGSPELKPLYMKFAAMGCKGLDYDSVPPLALFRTLKKHVQSGGVVFILGDFWRQTFPLSRLFGRLTRTPEGAAMLALDQHVPVVPFYGYRVKGFKHKLVYGSPMHLHEQFERSGRSERAEANLLLNAFMERVVREQPSAWFYWFNVHERWEKVPSLDADNTSNDGIGSIDLTTEAAG
- a CDS encoding DEAD/DEAH box helicase, which translates into the protein MRKKSLSDLIQGLKRNENIVNWHEVEPQEAKTRSMPESVDLRIKSALAQRGIDQLYTHQHTAYETVRKGENIVAVTPTASGKTLCYNLPVLQAVAEDDGSRALYLFPTKALAQDQKSELNEIITEMGIDIKSFTYDGDTAPAIRQLVRTVGHIVITNPDMLHAAILPHHTKWVSLFSNLKYIVIDELHTYRGVFGSHVANVIRRLQRICKFYGSNPLFICTSATIANPKELAEQLTGKPMRLIDDNGAPRGRKHFVFYNPPIVNKSLNIRKSATVEVNQLAKEFLSNKVQTIVFARSRVRVELILSHLQELVKNELGAKSIRGYRGGYLPNQRREIERGLRNGEILGVVSTNALELGVDIGQLQVCIMSGYPGSVASTWQQAGRAGRRHGEALVVMVASNTPIDQYLVLNPEYFFERSPESARINPENLLILVDHLRCAAYELPVKIGEEFGPLEITDILEYLVEERVLTHAGDSFYWASQSFPAHEVSLRSAAQENVVIIDQSDVANVKIIGEMDRFSAMTLLHDEAIYLHEGVQFQVEKLDWEHKKAYVREVDVEYYTDANLAVKLKVLSIDLTGKRRTTSIHYGDAAVNVMATMFKKIRLTSFENIGYGPIKLPEEELHTSATWVEINEVDPTLETKTLEQLLMGISNVIRHIVPILVMCDRSDIHVVSQIRAEHSQLPTIFIYDHYPGGIGLAEDVYKRFDEIKEAARNLIRKCPCEDGCPSCIGTEIEGMDAKKKSLLLMEGL
- a CDS encoding nitroreductase family protein, producing the protein MTTSLPAEVESNRQPDHEINPQFLTRWSPRSFTDQEVTEDVLLSLFEAARWAPSGSNLQPWRFIIARTPEQRAKFHNFIMPGNREWCEKAPVLTLVISHTKTAKGGDNPSHAFDAGTAWGYLALEANNQGLITHAMGGFDRNQAREALQIPEEYDIHAVIAIGYRGPVNALDEKFQEREVPSGRRELSELLYSGEFGQTL